From the genome of Pseudonocardia sp. EC080619-01:
CAGGATGCCGAGCACCTGCTGCTGCAGCAGCCGGTCGAGGTGCCGGGCCTCCCGGGCCGGATCCCCGGCGCTGTTGCAGACGACCACCTGGGTGTCGTGCTGCTCGGCGATCTCCTCCGCACCCTCGACGATCTCGCCGAAGAACGGGTTGGTCACGTCCAGCACGACGACGGCGACGGTCCGGCTCATCCCCGCCCGCAGCTGGCGGGCCGGTTCGCTGCGCACGAACCCGAGTTCGGCGATGGCCCGCTCGACGCGGGCCCGGCGCTCCGGGCCGACCCGTTCCGGCCGGTTCAGCACGTTGCTCACCGTGCCGAGGGAGACCCCGGCCAGGCGTGCGACGTCCTTGATGCTGGCCACGGGCACCACGGTAGCCGCCGGTCGCGCGTGTCAGCCGACGGCCGGTGAGCCCGGCTTCGGGGTGCCGGGGGCGATCTCCGGAGAGACGACCTCGCCGTAGCGCTCGATCTCGATCTGCTCGAGGCTCTTGCCACGGGTGTCCGGGGCGAACACCGCACCGACGACGAGCGCGACGACCAGGAAGGCGATCATCAGCAGCCCGACCGGGGCGACGCCGTGGGTGGCGAGCAGCGTCGGGAACCAGTAGCTCAGCACGCCGATCGCGAACCGGACGGCGAAGAACAGCACGCCCTGGGCGCTGGCCCGGTACGGCGTCGCGAACAGCTCGCTGGTCCACAGCGCGTAGAACGCCTGCGCGCCGATGCCCGCCGAGACGCCCCAGCTGACCGCGAAGAGCAGCAGCAGCGGCAGGTTCGCCTCCGCGAAGACCAGGATGACCCAGGCGAAGATGCCCAGCGCCGCACCGATGACGTAGAGGGTGCGGCGGTTCACACGGTCGCCGTAGCGCATGAAGCCGAACCAGGTGGCGGCCACCGTGCAGCCCCACAGCAGCGCCTGCAGCAGGTTCTGCTCGACCTCGCTGGTCACGCCGGAGGTCTCGTAGACCCGCGGCATGAAGATCCCCATCTGGCCGGCGACGAGGTTCCAGAAGCCGTAGATGCCGAACAGCACCAGCAGCGCGGTGACGTTGGCCCGCCCGGAGAACAGGGCCCGCGGCCCGCCGCGGCGCACGGCTGCGCCGGCCTGCTGGTTGTGCTTCCACATCCGCGACTCGGAGAGCCCGCGCCGGATCCACCAGACCACGAACGCCACGACGAACAGGTGGGCGAACACCAGCCGGGCGCCGAACAGGCCGAGCGGGGCGGTCAGCACGACGGCGAGCAGGAACCCGACGACCGGGCCCGCGGACCAGGCGAGCTGCGCGGCCCCGACGTGCTTGGCCCGCTCCCCGGGCGGCGCCTCCTCGGCGATGTAGGTCCACGACGCCGGGACGCCGGCCCCGACGGCGATGCCGGTGATCAGGAACGCCGCGAGCAGCATCGGGAAGTTCACCGCGAACGCGGCCAGCAGCACGCCGACCATGAACACGACGAGGTCGTAGGTGTAGATGAACTTGCGGCCGTAGCGGTCGCACAGCGGGCCGCCGATCGCCGCGCCGATCGCGGCACCGAAGGCGTTCGCGCTGAACGCGGCGAGCAGCCCGACGGCGAAGTCGTCGATGCCGAACGCGTCCTGCCACAGCGACAGGCTCGTCGCGATGGCGATGATCGATCCGGCCTCGATGTAGTTGGACATGGCGACGGATGCCGTCGCCTTCCAGCCGGTGGTGTGCGTGCTTCCGATTCGCATCGTCGCAGCCCTCTCAGGGGTCGGAAGTGCCGTGGTCGGTCAGGCGAGGTGGAAGTACTCGGTGAGCCGGTCGAGCCCCTGATCGGGGCGGGTGCCGTCGCCGGCGGCGAAGAACCGCGACATGGTGGCCTGCCAGCGCTCGTTGACCGGCTCGCCGTCCATGCCGGCCAGGGATGCGGCGAAGTCGTCGCAGGTGACGGTCCCGACGACGAGCGCGGCCTCCGGCTTCACGAACAGCGAGTAGTCCCGCCAGCCGTGCCTGCGCAGCGCGTCGAGCATCTCCGGCCACACCTCGCGGTGGGCCTCGAGGTACTCGTCGACCAGCTCGGGCCGCAGGTGCATCAGGAAGCAGACACGCTCTCCCACCGGCATCCCCCTCGATGTGTGGAGTCGATGATGAACCGTTTCAACATCTGGCGGCGGAGTGTGGCACGGCGCACCGCTGCCGGACAAGCCCTCTCTCGCCTCGTCCGTCGGGGCTCGATGGTGTCGAGGGTTGACCGGCCGTCGGTGACGTCCGTACCGTCCGGCTCGGTAATTGATTCGTTTCAACGGCTGCGGCCGTGCCGATGCACCCCGGGGTGATCACCGATGACGCCGTCCGAGACGGTCCTGTCCGCGCTGGCCGAGCAGAGCATCGAGCTGCCCAGCTGGGCGTTCGGGAACTCCGGCACCCGCTTCAAGGTGTTCGGGCAGCCGGGCACCGCGCGGACCCCGTACGAGAAGGTGTTCGACGCCGCGACCGTGCACCGGTGGACCGGGCTGGCGCCGCGGGTGTCGCTGCACGTGCCGTGGGACCGCGTCGACGACTGGGCCGCGCTCTCCGCGCACGCCGCCGACGAGGGCGTGCGCCTCGGCGCCGTCAACTCCAACCTGTTCCAGGACGACGACTACCGGCTCGGCTCGCTGACCCACCCGGACCCGCTGGTGCGCAAGAAGGCGATCGCGCACCACGCCGAGTGCGTCGACGTCATGCGGGCGACCGGATCGACCGACCTGAAGCTGTGGCTGCCCGACGGCACCAACTACGCCGGCCAGGACGACATCCGCGCCCGCCAGGACCGGCTCGCCGAGTCGCTGTCGGAGATCTACGCGCTGCTCGACCCGCACATGCGGCTGCTGCTGGAGTACAAGTTCTTCGAGCCGTACTTCTACACCACCGACGTCCCGGACTGGGGCACGTCGCTGCTGCACTGCCTCGCACTGGGCGACCGGGCGCAGGTCGTGCTCGACACCGGGCACCACGCACCGAACACCAACATCGAGTTCATCGTCGTCCAGCTGCTGCGGGCCGGGCGGCTCGGTGCGTTCGACTTCAACTCCCGCAACTACGCCGACGACGATCTCATCGTCGGCGCTGCCGACCCGTTCCAGCTGTTCCGGATCATGAACGAGATCGTCGGCAACGACGCCCTGACCGGGCAGGGCGTGAACTTCATGCTCGACCAGTGCCACAACATCGAGCCGAAGATCCAGGGCCAGATCCGCTCGGTGCTCAACGTGCAGGAGGCGACGGCGAAGGCGCTGCTCGTCGACCGCGCCGCCCTGCGGGCGGCACAGACCGCCGGTGACGTCCTGGGCGCCCACCAGATCCTGGTCGACGCGCACTCGGCCGACGTCCGCCCGCTGCTCGCGGAGTTCCGCGAGTCCCGCGGCCTGCCCGCCGACCCGTTCGCGGGCTACCGCGCGTCCGGCCACGACCAGCATCTCGCCGCGACCCGCGTCGGTGGCGAGCAGGCGTCCTGGGGCGCCTGATGACCACGCACGAGGAGACCATGAGCCCGCACCCCGTCGTCGCCGACCTGATCGCCCGCTCGAACCGGCTGGGCGCCGACCCGGCCACCACCAACTACGCCGGCGGCAACACCTCCGCCAAGGGCACCGCCACCGATCCGGTCACCGGCGGCGACGTCGAGCTCGTCTGGGTCAAGGGCTCCGGCGGCGACCTCGGCACGCTCACCGCGTCCGGGCTCGCCGCGCTCCGCCTCGACCGGCTGCGGTCGCTGGTCGGCACCTACCCGGGCGTCGAGCGCGAGGACGAGATGGTCGCCGCGTTCGACTACTGCCTGCACGGGCGCGGCGGTGCCGCCCCGTCGATCGACACCGCGATGCACGGCCTCGTCACGGCCCCGCACGTCGACCACCTGCACCCGGACGCGGGTATCGCGATCGCCTGTGCCGCCGACGGCGAGGCCCTGACGAAGGAGATCTTCGGGGACCGGGTGCAGTGGGTGCCGTGGCGGCGCCCCGGATTCCAGCTCGGCCTGGACATCGCCGCGGTCGCCGAGGCGAACCCACAGGCCATCGGGGTGGTCCTCGGCGGGCACGGGATCACCGCCTGGGGCGACGACGCCGACGCCTGCGAGGCGCACTCGCTGGAGATCATCCGGACGGCGCAGGCGTACCTGGACACCCGCGGCGCCGCCGAGCCGTTCGGCCCGGTCCGCCCCGGCTACGAGGCACTGGCGGATGCCGAGCGGCGGGCGAAGGCCGCGGCGCTGGCCCCGGTCGTGCGCGGGCTCGCCTCGACCGACCGGGCGCAGGTCGGCCACTTCACCGACTCGCCGGTCGTCCTCGACTTCCTGTCCCGGGAGAAGCTCGGCGCGCTGGCCGAGCTGGGTACCTCCTGCCCGGACCACTTCCTGCGCACCAAG
Proteins encoded in this window:
- a CDS encoding MFS transporter, coding for MRIGSTHTTGWKATASVAMSNYIEAGSIIAIATSLSLWQDAFGIDDFAVGLLAAFSANAFGAAIGAAIGGPLCDRYGRKFIYTYDLVVFMVGVLLAAFAVNFPMLLAAFLITGIAVGAGVPASWTYIAEEAPPGERAKHVGAAQLAWSAGPVVGFLLAVVLTAPLGLFGARLVFAHLFVVAFVVWWIRRGLSESRMWKHNQQAGAAVRRGGPRALFSGRANVTALLVLFGIYGFWNLVAGQMGIFMPRVYETSGVTSEVEQNLLQALLWGCTVAATWFGFMRYGDRVNRRTLYVIGAALGIFAWVILVFAEANLPLLLLFAVSWGVSAGIGAQAFYALWTSELFATPYRASAQGVLFFAVRFAIGVLSYWFPTLLATHGVAPVGLLMIAFLVVALVVGAVFAPDTRGKSLEQIEIERYGEVVSPEIAPGTPKPGSPAVG
- a CDS encoding L-rhamnose mutarotase; amino-acid sequence: MPVGERVCFLMHLRPELVDEYLEAHREVWPEMLDALRRHGWRDYSLFVKPEAALVVGTVTCDDFAASLAGMDGEPVNERWQATMSRFFAAGDGTRPDQGLDRLTEYFHLA
- the rhaI gene encoding L-rhamnose isomerase — encoded protein: MTPSETVLSALAEQSIELPSWAFGNSGTRFKVFGQPGTARTPYEKVFDAATVHRWTGLAPRVSLHVPWDRVDDWAALSAHAADEGVRLGAVNSNLFQDDDYRLGSLTHPDPLVRKKAIAHHAECVDVMRATGSTDLKLWLPDGTNYAGQDDIRARQDRLAESLSEIYALLDPHMRLLLEYKFFEPYFYTTDVPDWGTSLLHCLALGDRAQVVLDTGHHAPNTNIEFIVVQLLRAGRLGAFDFNSRNYADDDLIVGAADPFQLFRIMNEIVGNDALTGQGVNFMLDQCHNIEPKIQGQIRSVLNVQEATAKALLVDRAALRAAQTAGDVLGAHQILVDAHSADVRPLLAEFRESRGLPADPFAGYRASGHDQHLAATRVGGEQASWGA